TTCGGACACATCGGCCTGAGATTTCTAATCCTACTCTGCATGAAAACTAGACCAAAGCAAATGATCATGACATAAATACCGAAATATGTACTTGCCCAGATAATCAAACACTGCTCCTGTGTTTCTCTCCTTCTGGATGATCCGTCACAACATCAAACATAGGGAATTAAGGACAAGGCTTGCCATGAAGAACAAACATAGGGGATTAAGGACAAGGCTTGCCATGAAGAACATCTGGTAGGCCAATGATACAGTGAAATGGCCATGTGTCTCCAACTCCCACCACACAGTGTCTTCTTCATCTGGGTTCAGGGATATCTCCGGATGTTCATCAGCTGGAAGCATCAAGCATCCCATGGGATTGGTGATGTTCATCTGGAAGCATCCCATGTTCGAATGAACCCTGTTCGAGTCAGTTGGATCTCCAGAGCTCAGTGATTGCCCCCCATCTCCCACCTGAAACCTGGTTCTGGTATAAAACATGCTCAGAAATCGCTCCACTTTGTGTTCAGCCCTCGGATTGTCCATGGTCACCCAGACAAAGTAACCAAGATCACTCTCcataggctgtgtttggaactccaagttcccaacccctctccctcgttttccgcgcgcacgcttttcaaactgctaaacggtgtattttttgtaaaaagtttctatacaaaagatgcttaaaaaattcaaattaatccattttttaaaaagaaattagccgattcttaattaatcactcgctaatggaccgctccgttttccgtgcggggaGATTGGGTTCCCATCCCTGctatccgaacacagcctaagactGTGTTTGGCACTACACTATTTTAATTTCAGTTTCAACTACCTTCtcatttatttttctcatttttctcAGTAGACTTCCAAACTATTATACGAtatgttttttctaaaaaaaattaatctatttttaatatttttaactaatacttaattaatcatgagtgAGAGGGTTCACAACCCGTTGATTCAAGCACACTCTAGTTCAGGTACATGtatatttttcaataatttaTCAATAGTTAGTTTCTTTTAGGCCAAGGGCCAACATTTTGTGTAGAAAATTAATGAATGGATCCAAACATCCAATCATTGCAGCGTAGGTcgaactagtactccctccattctatttTAATTATAGCTATGATTTTCCATGCGTAactttgaccgtccatcttatttaatttttttatttaaaaaataaaaaacataagtcacgtataaattattattcatgttttatcatctcataacaataaaaatactaattaaaaaaatcaaataagataGACTGTTCAAGTTGGATACAGAAACTTTTGGTtgcatttaaaatgggacggagggagtagttatgtgcataattaatcatgtggtattaacttttatttattaattaagtgATTGGTAGGAGTACTACATTGGAGTACTAAATTTCATCTCATGATCGATTTACATATTCAaaactaaaatatcaaatacGTTACATATTTCCTTGTTTAAATACAATAATGCTACGTCACCATCGTGGTGTGGCAATTATATCGTCTTTTTTGGCATATTTGGGTGAAACTTGCACGTTATTCCTTTTCAAGCATGACAGAGGTGATACTTCTAAAGCTAAACAATCTTTGTTTGCATGAGAATGATAAAGTGCTTGAGTGATTGACCAAGGCACTTTTATCACGGAACTTACAAATTACACATGCATGATGAAAGTGAAAAGTACCCACTGATAGCTCACATTTTGTTTCCACGAGTACAAGCTCAAGGGTCCTTTAAGAAGATAAAACTTTCAAAGATCACGAGTACATATTAATCTAGAAACATGCATAGCTAAAATAATTTTAGATCCatataggccttgtttagttcccctggcaaaactttacaccctgtcacatcgaatgtttggacagatgcatagagtattaaatataggctaaacaaataactaattacacagattgcgactaatttgtgagacgaatattttaagcctaattagtccatgatttgataatgtggtgctgcaataaacatttgctaatgacatattaattaggcttaataaatttgtctcacggtttactaacggattctgtaattagttttttattagtctacgtttaatacttcaaatgtgtgccggcatacccgatgtgacacgccaaaactttacaccattggatctaaacacagccataataCAAGCAAAAATTATcaaatcaaaaatattttttataattcaaatttaaaatctcgagttaaaagtttcaaatctgagtagaaagttttcaaatctcgagttgaaagttttcaaaatttatcttgcaaatttaaattccgagttgaaaattttcaaagtttgtgttgaaagatttcaaaatttgacttcaaagtttaaatcttaagtcgaaagttttcaaatctaacttgaaagttttcaatctattagaaaaaagaaaaagttctTGTAGGTACTATGATTAGCACTAATCACTAATCACGTCATCATTAGTGCTAATCACATGGTTAGCGACGGGGGCGTAACATACGCGTCGGCCTTCGGAGCGTGTAAGCGTTAGGAATCCCCTtccttttcttcccaaactcattagTTATGTCCTTGACCATGTCATGGACCTTATCTCCGGACAAATTATTAGCAGCAGACTGAAGTTCTCTCTTATCGTTTgaaatttttcttctttcttctaaatgcgTGACGTAGTGGGAGCCATCTCCTATAACCCATGTAATCTatctttcgtgatttcttcagccacctaCTACGTGTATCTTCCATACAGTCGGAGCAAGCCTTCTTTCCTTTGACAGTTTGTCCTGAAAGATTACCAAGTACAAAGTActcattaatggtgcagaacaatagaacttGTAGCTTGAAGTACTCCTGACCATAcgcatcccaagtttccacacctttCTTCCAAAGAATTTCTTGGTCATCGATAACATGCTCCAAGAACACATCAATATCATTGCTGGATTGTTTCGgtccttggattaacaagcacaacataatgtattttctttttgaagCACAACCATGGCGGTAGGTTATAATTTGCAATAAGCACTAGCCAAGTGCTATGAGAActgctcatgtctccaaaaggattcatgccattcgtacacaaacatatcctcatgtttttAGGGTCGGCTATGAATTCTAGGTATTTCTTATCGATATTCCTTCATTGAATCGAATCTGCAGGGTATCTTAGCATACCTTTGTTCAGAACTCCTAAGGGACTTTagaactcccatgtaccttATCTCTATGGCGTGCCAACGTATTAACTCCGCTTCCTTGGGGTTGGCAAAGATTATATTGAAACAATCAATGATAGGTAATATCACACAACCTTCGCCGGACCACCCCGCTTTGAATTCTTTCCTTTGTCAacacttttctttcgcttgtatcaaGAAGtcttgcagacaggacaagcatctaagtccgcatattgcttgAGGTACAATATGTAGTCGTttggacaagcgtgaattctacgAACCTCTAACCTCAGAGGACACAAAACCTGCTTTGCTTCATATGTTGTCATAGGCAATGTGTTCTTCTCGAGAAGCATGGCTTTAAATATTCCCAAAAGGTCTGTGACTCTTGTCTGTCCGtccactacttgccttcagcttcattaaGTCCAAGGTAGCTGACAATTTGGTGTATTTTTCCTGGCATCCGACGTATAGAGGTGTCTCCGAATCACTGATCAACCTGGTGAACTTCATGAAATCTCTCTCGTtgtaaggctgtgtttgcaaccccttgttcccaacccctccccctcgttttccgcgcgtacgcttttcaaattgctaaaaggtgtgtttttttacaaaaaaaaagtttctatacgaaagttgcttaaaaatcaaattaatccatttttgaaaaaaaaatagctaatacttaattaatcatgcgctaatgaacCGCTCCGTTTACCGTGCGGAGGCACTATGTTCCCAACCTGAACATGAGAACACAGCATAAGTTAGGTTCTCAACGTCACGcaacatgtcttgcagcatatcgtgatccacatcaaccatttcactaGGGCTATCAAAAAAGTTCGAGACTCGCAAGCTACTCGAATTCGGCTCGTCGTAGGCTTGGCTCGAGCTCGATTCGACCATCATATGAGCCAAGCCCGAGCTTGCACTGAGGCTTGCGAGCCCcaccgagccgagctcgaatggCTCGACGAGCTTAGCTGCTCACCTATAGTCGAAAAGTGTCATGCTATATTTCCTACTACCCCGTTGTACTATATGTTAGACATTCTTTATCTACTAGTACTAACTACTAACAGCATGCCTATCACGCCtcgaaatttagcccaaatttccggattattttgtatattaaatccctatccaggaatcagccagggtacacaaaacgacaaattaatatacaaatctaaacgtaaataaagcgtaaatacTTACAAAATAGGCACTTAGTTCTCGCACCGAAATGAAAGCAGCAACaacggaaaaaggcgatcctagcggggcttcagctccactccacaggcaaaactcaactagggtctgagccttggtcctctaacttcgtcttcagctcagaagcactacacttctgaaaatgGTGAAATAATAGTAAGGCtggtacaaccaccgtactcagcaagccacaccaatgatgcagacgtgcaaggggatacaaggatggcttgcggctatttgcataaaggttgttgtaaagcattttattgagcaaaatcGTAAAACAGTTGATTAATTAAGATAATATTAtgtctccactgatcaacgctacaccacgttgaacaggcccaaccatcccacTTGAACTACATCTGTTCATTAAGCCAAtttagggtgagactaatcacggtgattctagtcgatcgcccataaccgcgggcatggctattcaaatagttttactctggccagaggtgcacaactgtacccacaagacacaattcaccggcatgtcaccgtgcCCGGCCGGACAcatcaccatgtcgagtgattgtgacaagacccttcatataactCCTTctgaccaagcacaccacacctcaggtttcgccCCCGCCCCCAGCAGGCAGCGGGCAGCCCCCCTCGTGCCTAGGCGAATCAGCAAGCCgtataggccgtcgcagggcccatccgaactccatcactctcacccttgcctggatgcatcACCCAGAGGAAAGCTATGCTACAGATGAAgtagttacccattcccgcttgtggcaagcgcggTAAGTCTTCCAGTGCATCCCActaaccggtccttaattgccatgggcacgactagcaaaaccatgcacccacagcccaccattatGTCACagtttagttggataattacaaCCAAGGAAACATGGTCGGATGTCCTGAGCACGCAGCTCGTCAGGATACTAAGAGGTCTAAAgctgtaattatcccattatgtgagctagtggtaattaagcacggctaagcatatagttccaGCTAGGTcaacataagtaacacaagctaggcaATTTATCACCcacggttgacaaaggacagacaTCAAGTAATATGGCACAAGCAAGCAGATAGTtaaaccctgaccccatgtaattagcaaaacatgcatatttatttgcaaatggtaaaacatttgtaaagtaggatcaaaatgctcaaggagaatgtgtgacttgccttgcttcttcgaAAGAATCTTCTGAACACTTTTCCTCGCGACTGCGATGTTCCAAAATGAcagaaactacacgctggcatgcAACacaaggaaaaactctaataaaaatcaAGTAAACAGTACatcaaaagtaaacaaacatgtagagctcaattttagatgaattttgcaagttgaacagctcaatttggagttcgtatgaattagatatgaattttagaagattttgagccatttaaatgaatttgtATACTTATtatcgaattattgcgcaattaagCTCGATTTATGGCGTCAGCCTAGGGGGAGATGTGGCGcagacaagtgggccccacatgtcagtgactcaaagGAGGCGGGTGCACGGTGGACCAGAACCACGCGTGCACCGGCATGCGGGTgcaccacgtggcagccacgtggtGGCCACAGTGGACAGGCgggaggaggtggcgccgacgtagCGCCAGGAGGGCACCAACGCGAGGCGGCGCCAGGGCAacacgtggacggcccagatcgccccgaAGGGGGATCGGGCGGCCACGGCGAGAGTGAGGCGGCCAACCGGCCGGCTGAGCACaccgcggcgcggcagcgacgCGCCGGCCCAAAGGCCACCGGCAGCGAGCTGCGGCGGGCAGCACGGGGAGCACGGGGAGCGGTGGAGGAGGGCATGGAGGGGGATGGGGAGCTCACCGAGCGTGCGGGCCGGCGAGGAAGTGCGGGGAGTGGCTGGCGGCGGGGACTAGGCGGTGGAGCTTGTCGGGATGGCTCGGCAATGACGATCCGGCGGTGTTCCGCGAGCGGGAAGCAGCGGACGAGGGTGGATGCGACCTGGGGATCGTGATAGAGGGGTTAGGAGGGGAATAGGTGCCTCGAGACGGTTGAAATCGCTGGCCGGAGGAGGTAGAGATGATGGAACTCACTGGTGCGTGAGAGGAACTGAGTTCCGGCGACGactggaggcggaggagggctgGCCAGGCTGCGGACGAtggggaaggcgacggcgcagtgCGGGGTCGACTGGAcaggcggcttggcgcggctaGAGCGCGGTGTAGGAGGTGGTTGTTTGGGTTGGCGGTGGGGTGGTGGTTCCGGCAATGGAATGGAGAAACGGAGTGGAGGCCGAGCTTGCCCGCGTAGTGGTGAAGCGAATGGTGCAAGCGGCGAGCCGCAGCGATGGTTGAAGTGGCGGTGACGGGAAGGTGGAGACGGCGGCTTCGTGTTGCGCGGTGAGAATGGCGCTTCGGGACGGAAGGGGAAAAAGGAGTGGAGGCTGGGGTGGAGCTCGGCACGGCAATGCCAGCAGTGATGGCGGCACAGCGCGACGGTGGCtaaagcggcggtggcgcgcggctgaAGGTCGCCAacaagcggcggcgatggggagcgGCGTGAAGAGGGCGCGGGGAGCTCGGGGAATTGGGGAAAAAGAGATAGGAGGCTACGGGGATGGATTTATAGGGCTCGGGGCGACGGGGGGCTAGGGAGAGGCCGGGAGAGGCGAACGGAGTGGGACTCCGGCGACATGGGTGAGTGGGGCGGTTTGGCTTCGATTTTCACGGGAGAGTGGGGGGGGGaatggtggaggaggtggaggggtgtGCGCCCGCACGGTTGGACGCGGGCGGGAGAGCGGGAAGGGGCCGGAATCGGCGCCGACGTGGGAGGCAcggggcggccatggcggtttgAATGGGGAGGCCGAAGGTTGGGGAGTAAGCTGACATAAGGGACCTCGGATCCCACATGTCGGCCAAAGGGAGAAAAGGGGGGTTATGTGGACttcggagggggaggggagtgaGCTGGGCCGACCtgaaggagagaggagaaaggaggGAGGCTGGCCCGAGGGGGAGGAAGGACTGGGCCGAgcccaaagggaggaggagagggattttatttggtttttctttttatttaaatggGTTCAATGAACTTTGTGCTAATTAAATTATTTCTCGAGCTTCGAAAATTCGTGGGAAATTTGAGttcattagggcacaaagaatattacaaaatattcctggccttatttttaaaggaaatttttaattccctcactatttcacttgattaaattgctttaacttttaatataatttctagaaatgatttttaatcccgaatgAAAATTGGAGTGCTACAATGCCCATGTCTATCTTTAttaaatgagtaaatttcacaaaactacaggtattttgaccaaattatcacaaaactacagatttaaggagttgtatcacaaaactacacatttagcaccaaatttatcacaaaattacatattttaggttaagtatcacaaaaatgcatatttaatattgaacttatcacaaaactacaacttttagagtttaaatcctAGCACTATTGTTATGGTGGAGCTATAAACATTATAAAtaatttgtgattaaattggttctaaacctgcagttttattataatttagttattaaacgtgtagttttgtaacacttcatcttaaatgtgtagttttgtgataaatttggtgctaaatgtgtagttttatgatacaactccttaaatctatagttttatgatagtttggtcatagtatctgtagttttgtgaaatttactcttattaaATTATTCACACCGGCCATTACTTCTTCAAAGGCCTACGAGTAGTACTAGCACTAGCACACTCCCCAGTAAAAAGTTGCACGGTAGATTTATGTGCATCTCTATCAGTGTATTATTTTTCTTGTGCTAGTAGTACAAGCTCTTGCATGCTGCTTGTGcgtggtagtagtagtactagtacaagCTCACGTGCTGCGGCTATTTACCCCAACCTCGAGAAAAAGCTCGAAGCTCgaacgagccgagcccgagcccgaTTGAAAGCTCGAGACTTGACGAGGCTCGGCTCGGGCTCGACTCGAGTCTGTACCGAGCTCAAGTTCAGACAAGcaagctcgctcgagctcggctcgttgacaggcCTACATTTCACCGCCTAATGGAGAATGTACAAACATGTCATGGTCATCTTAATCTTCTTGATTTTGTGCACTACTAATGCCTACACCTGCAACATCGTCGactgattcttgctctccatgcttcacccaacatgtgtGGCCATTCATGAATCCTCGACGTATCAGATGAGCGTGTACGTCCACTCTGCTATCAAACATCTTGTCTTTTCTGCAATCTGCAGATGGACAACTCATGTATTCgatgtttcttcttttcctgtcctcctccacggcgtttataaaatttgaaacGCCATTTCTATACTCTATGCTATGTCGCACAGTTCGATACATCCAACTTTGATCCATTGCTGCAAAAGTGAACAAATATTAGATAATAATTTTGGAAGATAAGTATTACTAAATTTATGGGATTTGTTTACTAATTTTCAATTACTTTTTTGATTTTTCTgcttttctttgaaaaaaacaGACAAAAAATCACCCCCAAcacctcccaccaaaatagtgaacagtgggataaCCATTCCTTAGGCGGGTTAGAGTATTTATAGTGCGCAATAAATTATCGGCAACAGTCAACAAATGAAGATTAGTGACGGGTTTTACAGTTATCTCCATCGGGCCTAAAACTGAGCCCGTGACGAGATAAATAGTCATCTTCATTGGTCTTAAGTTAGAGCCTGTCAATGATTCATATCGGTGACGGGGTTAGGTTTGGGCCCGACAAAGATTATCTTTATCGGGCTgaaacttaagcccgtcactgataggtgtcattgATGACGGGCTTGCAATACATGGTCATGGAATATGCTTGTACGAGTATATCCGTGTCGATGTTTATTTTGGCCCGTTAAAGATGACGCGATGTGACGGTGTGATAAACCAAACACGGGATAGGCCATCACAGATATGCACTTCTGTACTAGTGCCAGAAGGGTAGCATGTGgagttagagcaggtacaatagcaggctagctataagccagctataaacatattttaaggagataatagaggagagagaagagcagcgggctatagatttatagctagctgtagtacagactccaagacgcaatgtgtgtacgACAGGTGGGATcgggtattaatagtgtagtacgtagctattgtatgaattggctattaagttgactatatGCGATTTggacactactacaaaaaccctCATAGGGACCggctcataggtgccggttcatttaaaaccggcacctatagagcTTTTCCCACCTCCCAcggtgaaaaaaatatataaccggcacctatactatatgtgccggttttttaaaataaccggcacctataatatattataggtaccgGTTATTTAAAggaccggcacctataatatattataggtaccggttgtttaaagaaccggcacctatagcttTGAGCCGAGCCGAAGCCGGAGCCGAGTATCTCTCCCATCCTTATCTACTTGTAGTCTTGTACCCCCTTCTCGAATAAGCCTCCCATCCCCGTCTTTCTCTCGTCTCGATCTCCCTCCCGGCGCTCTCtcgtctctctccctccctggcTCAGATCTGGCATGAGGGGGCGGGAGGCAGTGGGTGGCGGAGGCGGTAGCCGGCGGTGGTAGctgcggaggtggcggcggaggcggctgccggcggtggcagctgcggcggccccctcctcctccacctcaccctctggcgccctcccctccccctccccctccccggcgCTCTCTCTCGTCTATCTCCCTCCCCGGCTCAGATCTGGTGTGAGGGGGCAGGAGGCGGTAGCCGGCGGTGGTAGCTGCGGAGGCGAAGGCGGAggtggctgccggcggcggaggtggaggcggctgccggcggtggCAGCTGCGGCGCACCACGGATGTTCATATGTGTATGTTCATGTTCATGTTTATGTTCTCTTGTTCATATGTGTGTGTTCATGTTCATGTTTCTCTTGTTCATATGTGTACCGAGAAcgaattgttgttgttattgacGTGATTTTTCTTTTGGATGTGGGGATATTGATGTGTACCAAGAAGGAATTGTCGTTGTTATTGATGTGATTTTGATTTTGGATGTGGGATATTGTTCTGGATCTGAGGGATTACGGGATGTGGAGGGGTTCTGGATTTGGCTCGGGATTCGGCTCGATTCGAgccgaagttttttttttttttggctcgggTAGAcataataggtgccggttctatttAACCTATTGGTGCCGGTTCCATGTATTTGTGCTGACCAATTGGAACCGGCCgggaaaccggcacctattggcacttcccaaccggcacctatgacaTGTTCTGTACTAGTGGGAACTAGTAGTCGGcgatactattaaacttgctcagaGGCTAACCGAGCTGGGGCGGTGCAAGGAGGCAGGGATGGGCTTGCATTTTTTGCTGATCGAGCTAGCGTCAATATGTTTTTCTAACCGACTCTTCACCTACAAAGTTTGTTAATTGCTAATTGACTGTGACGATAATAACTACCGACATCCAATTTACCTTTGGGATACTTTGCAACAGAAATCAGCTTTCAAAACTTGTTTTTATACTGAAGTGAGTAATTTACCTTTGGGTAACAAAGAGCAAAACAAAAGCCAATTAAGaagagtagaaaaaaaaaatcatcttgtGCAATCTATCTCTTTTAAACCGGCGCCGCCGTGATCGACGTGTAGACCTCCGCCATGACCGCCTTGAACCGGTTGACGTCCAAGGTGAGGTTCTGGCCATTGAGGAACGTCGACCAGAGGTGGTTGAAGCCCTTGCGGTGTATGGACACGGGGTCGGCGAACACGGGGTGGTCCATGGGGTACCTCTCCCTGAGCGTCGTCTCGTTGGCCGCCACCTCGTACTCGACGTACCGGAGCCCCATCGCCGGCACCGGCTCGCCGTAGTCGTACCAGCACGGCCACTTCATCCCGCCCCACGGGATGATCTGCACCACGGTGCCGTTCCGCGGGAGGAACACCATGTTGGTGAGCCCGGCCCCGTGCACGCCCACCATCACGTCGCACGAGTTCACCGTCGCCGCGAACcccgccacgtcgccggcctcctccggccccgccgccaccacctcgaacccggcctccgccaccgccgccaccacctccgcctcgtTCGTCAGCGCCCTCGACTTCCGCCTCAGCACCATCAccacccgcggccgccgcggcgtcgtgcgCGTCACGGCGTGTCGCGGCAGCGAGTaggcggagcggaggaaggcgaggaaACCGACCATGGTGTAGCCGTTGCTGCCCGTCAGGGGGGTGTCGATGCCGAGGACCCTGTGGCTCTCGACGCCGACGCGGGCCGACGGGAAgcagcggacggcggcgtcggcgtcgaggtCGACGACGGGGTACATGGAGAGCGCGGCGAGGGCGTGCTGGTACTTGGCCGTCCACCGGCGGTCGTAGTTGGCGGCGAGGAGCTGGACGCGGCCGCCGTGCTCGCGCGCCGTGATGTAGAGCGGGAGGAGGATGTCGTTCATGGTGTGGAAGAAGTTGACGCTGTAGCCGCCCGTGGAGAACACCACCGCCGGCATGTCCCGCGCCACCGTGCACCGCAGCGGgatgatggcgccgccgccgtccgtgtccgcgacggcggcgcccggcggcgcggtggagcggATGGTGATCTGGCGGACCCGCTCCATGGTCGCCTGCTCCCACTTGCGCGGGTACGGCCGGATCACCGCCGTGGCGTTCTCGGGCCGGTAGTCCGACGACGCGACGACGTAGACGACGCCGCTCCGGCCGTGGATGCGGATGTCGCCGTCCATGGCGCAGGTGTCCATGTGCGCGCTGCTGAAGTTGCAGCTTAAGTGGCTCGTCTTTGCTGCAGCTACATCTGCATGgatgcatcgatcgatcagctagctagctagtgattATAGATCAATCACAGTAGTAATAAGATCGTACGTGATCACGATACTGTTTGTTATCTGGAAAATGCAGATTAATTGCATACCTGAATTTATCAAACGGCTGTCTTTCGACCTGCTCATGGCAAGGATTTGCTGGTTTGGTTGGTTGGAATCTGCAAAACATATTGAAATATAAATGATCCGCATCATGGATCGGTTTCAGAATtaattcttatatatatatttacgaCGGTATGTAGAAATTAAACTTCAGAGTCAACATGAAAGCACCAAGTGAAACCAGCTTCCTCCGATTTTTAACCCATCATACCGTTAACTTACGGGTACACATTTGatcattttatctttttaaaaaattttgtgctAAACActtaagatataaatcatattTAAAATTCTTTTAGTGATAGAATAAGTCACAACGATAATTATGTATTTTTTAGATAGGATGAACAATTAAATGCGTGTTTAAAAGTTATTATCGATTAATCGGATTTCATAATTATTGTCAAGTATCTGAAGATCTGACGATACAAACAAGTCAATTGTACAGTACACTTTCA
The Oryza sativa Japonica Group chromosome 6, ASM3414082v1 DNA segment above includes these coding regions:
- the LOC4340861 gene encoding beta-1,2-xylosyltransferase XYXT1-like, producing MKGRHERIKKGWSGSAAVWLLLVPLFVLIVLKTDFLPQVARLGDTSFTKVADEMVQKVSSLGLDRARWQQQQTLDVAKLEDSVVGTSDELTGHVDANNEDSNQPNQQILAMSRSKDSRLINSDVAAAKTSHLSCNFSSAHMDTCAMDGDIRIHGRSGVVYVVASSDYRPENATAVIRPYPRKWEQATMERVRQITIRSTAPPGAAVADTDGGGAIIPLRCTVARDMPAVVFSTGGYSVNFFHTMNDILLPLYITAREHGGRVQLLAANYDRRWTAKYQHALAALSMYPVVDLDADAAVRCFPSARVGVESHRVLGIDTPLTGSNGYTMVGFLAFLRSAYSLPRHAVTRTTPRRPRVVMVLRRKSRALTNEAEVVAAVAEAGFEVVAAGPEEAGDVAGFAATVNSCDVMVGVHGAGLTNMVFLPRNGTVVQIIPWGGMKWPCWYDYGEPVPAMGLRYVEYEVAANETTLRERYPMDHPVFADPVSIHRKGFNHLWSTFLNGQNLTLDVNRFKAVMAEVYTSITAAPV